The DNA sequence CAAGGACGGCGGGGTGCGACGCTCCTACTACGTCGCCCTCAACACCACCAAGGGCCCCTTCAAGAACCCGAAGGTGCGCGCCGCGTTCGCTCAGGCCGTCGACCGTCGCTCGGTGGGCAAGGCGGCGGCGGGCGACGAGTACGACATCGCCCCGTCCTTCGCGACCACCTCCGACTGGTTCTACGACGACTCCATAGCCCCCCTGCCGCACGACGCGGACACGGCGCGCAAGGCGCTCAAGGACGCGGGGCTGCGCGGTGAGGTTCCGCTCACCCTGGTCGCCCGCCGCCGCGCCCCCGACCCCACCATCGCCGAGCTGCTGCAGAGCCAGCTCACCGAGGCCGGCTTCGCCGCCAAGGCCGAAGTCCTGGAGTTCCAGACGATGCTGGACCGGATGAAGAAGCGGGACTTCGACGCGGCGCTGCTGGTCATCGACATACCGCGCCTGGACCCGTCGCTCTCCTTCGACCCGTACTTCACCAGCGACGGCCCCAACAACTGGTCCGGCCTCGACGACCGCACCCTCGACGCGCTCCTCGCCGACGGCGCCGAGTTGGCCGAACGGCCCGACCGGAAGAAGGCGTACGCGGACGCGCAGCGCCGCATCATCGACAACAACTACTGGGTCTTCCTGCACCAGGCGAAGTCCCCTCTCATCCACAGCAGCCGTCTCAAGGGCATCCAGCTGGACGTGGACGGCCAGTGGCGCCTCGCCGAAGCCGAACTGGGGGCGTGACGCCATGTCCCTCCTTGAGATCAAGGACCTCAGCGTCACCTTCAACGCCACCCCGGCCGGCCCGCCCGTGCGCGCCGTGGACAGCGTCGACCTCACCCTGAAGGCGGGCGAGACGCTGGCCGTCGTCGGCGAGTCCGGGTCCGGAAAGACGGTGACGGCACTCAGCCTGCTCGGGCTGAACCCGCCCGAGCCGGTCTGCGGCATCACCGGCGCGATCCGGCTCAACGGCGAGGACCTGCGCACCCTGGACGCCAAGCAGTGGCGGTCGGTGCGCGGGCGGCGGGTGGCCATGGTCTTCCAGGACCCCGGCTCCGCGCTGAACCCGCTGCTCACCACCGGCACCCAGATCATGGACGCGGTGCGCGCCCATGAACGGATGGGCAAGGACGAAGCCCGCCGCCGTGCGGTTCAGGCGCTGGAGCGGGCGCGGATGCCGGACCCGGAGAGCAGGCTGCGGCAGTACGCCCACGAGTTGTCCGGCGGTATGCGGCAGCGCGCCGCCATCGCCCTCGCCATCGCGTCCGGGCCCGAGGTGCTCATCGCGGACGAGCCGACCACCGCCCTGGACGTCGCCGTACAGGCGGAGATCATGGAGATGCTCCGCTCCCTCTGCGACGACCTCGGCATGGGCCTGATCCTGATCACCCATGACCTCGGGGTGGTCGCCGAGCAGGCCGACACGGTCGCGGTGATGTACGCGGGCCGGGTCGTGGAGAGCGGCCCCGCCGCCCATGTGCTGAAGAACCCGCGCATGCCGTACACGCAGGCGCTGCTCGCGGCCACACCCCGGGTCGACGCGGCCGCCCGTACCCGGCTGGTCTCCGTGGAGGGGCAGCCGCCGCGGCTGCAGGGCCGTGCCACGGGCTGCTCCTTCGCCCCGCGCTGCCCCGTCGCCGTGGACGACTGCGCGACGACCGTGCCCGAGCTGAAGGTGTACGGCTCCGACCACGCGGCCGCCTGTCACTTCGCGGACGCCCCGGTGGAACTGCCCGCCGGGCGGGCCCTGCCGGTGCTCGGTCCCGAGCCCGTCAGCGCGGTGTCCGACGGGGCCGCGCCGATCGCCGAGTTCGACGGCGTCGATCTGCGCTACCCCGTCCGGAGCGGGGCGCTGCGCCGGATCACCGGGCACGTGCACGCCGTCCAGGACGTGAGTCTGCGGGTGGAGGCGGGGAAGACGCTGGCGCTGGTCGGCGAGTCCGGTTCGGGCAAGACCAGCCTGACCAAACTGCTGCTGCGCCTGGAGCGGCCGTCCGGCGGTTCCGTCCGCTACGACGGCATCGACGTGACCCGGCCGGGCCCCGCGGAGCTGCGCCGCCTCCAGCGGGAGGTGCAGGTCGTCTTCCAGAACCCGTACGCCAGTCTCGACCCCCGGCTGACGGTCCGGCAGATCCTCCAGGAACCCCTGCGGGTGCACGGCCTGGAGTCCGGCGAGAG is a window from the Streptomyces sp. MMBL 11-1 genome containing:
- a CDS encoding ABC transporter ATP-binding protein produces the protein MSLLEIKDLSVTFNATPAGPPVRAVDSVDLTLKAGETLAVVGESGSGKTVTALSLLGLNPPEPVCGITGAIRLNGEDLRTLDAKQWRSVRGRRVAMVFQDPGSALNPLLTTGTQIMDAVRAHERMGKDEARRRAVQALERARMPDPESRLRQYAHELSGGMRQRAAIALAIASGPEVLIADEPTTALDVAVQAEIMEMLRSLCDDLGMGLILITHDLGVVAEQADTVAVMYAGRVVESGPAAHVLKNPRMPYTQALLAATPRVDAAARTRLVSVEGQPPRLQGRATGCSFAPRCPVAVDDCATTVPELKVYGSDHAAACHFADAPVELPAGRALPVLGPEPVSAVSDGAAPIAEFDGVDLRYPVRSGALRRITGHVHAVQDVSLRVEAGKTLALVGESGSGKTSLTKLLLRLERPSGGSVRYDGIDVTRPGPAELRRLQREVQVVFQNPYASLDPRLTVRQILQEPLRVHGLESGESVLTGLLRDVGLDSFALDRFPAAFSGGQRQRIAIARALALRPRLIVCDEAVSALDVSIQAQVLNLLAALQAEHGMAYLFITHDLAVVRSVAHRIAVMRHGRIVEEGPAEDIYADPAHDYTRELLASAPGRHSRTTPNSPHKERSPQWRR